In Brachionichthys hirsutus isolate HB-005 unplaced genomic scaffold, CSIRO-AGI_Bhir_v1 contig_922, whole genome shotgun sequence, the sequence TCCACACAATCCTTTTGGGAGGGTCTCTTTTTAACAAGTGAAGCTTTGGTACCGTTCCTGGAGTCAGTTTCACCCACAGCTCATTCTCTGGTCGCCTCAGTTCTGTTGTCAGGTCTCGATGTGCCACGTACCATTGCTGAACCAGGTTGTGTGGGACAGTGTTTAGCACTGATCGGTCAAAGTTGTTGTacctgtttaaaaaataataaaaatacacacatccTATTGTAGATTTTATGTGTAAAACGTGGCACCATCTGTTTAAAACTACAAAATATTCCTTTTGAAACGGAGTATTTTGTAGTTTAGTTGGGACTGGGTCTTAAAACAATAACTTACCTGATCAGGTAAAGTTCATTGTTCCAAGGATAGACGTTGAGCAGAGGGCCGATGCCTTCAAAGTGGTTTTTGTGGGAGCCCCTCTTTTCTTTGTACTCTTGTCTGATGAACAGTCGGGCGAGCAGCTCAAAGTTTTCAGAAGATTTCTCTCGTGCCTTTTCGGCAGCATTGAAGCCATCCACCAGAAGCGTCCTACCCCCAGTTCCCTCATGTTTGATGCAGTGGAAAACCTGAATTctaccaaaaaaacaaaacaatcagcatcatcatcatcatcattaacagCATCATCCCTTTGACTTGTCTTAAAAAGTGCCTGGAGGTTAGTTTGATGCTCAATCAGATGACTTTACACTGTCGTACATTCACCTGCCACCATTAACGTTTGTGTATGATGATAACGAACGACCGTGCATTGAGGACCAgtatacattattcattcactttcaTTAATGGCGGATGATTAGGAAGTAGTTCCTTCTTTCCTGCACCTACCCACATGGATCTTGAAAGTACGTGCTGTCTATGTGACGGTCTAGCGCCACCTGGCTGTAGGCTGTGTCAGCTCTGGAAAAATCTGAAGTTAAACACCACATTTTTCCAAACGTCGTCTCCCTTTtgaaaagtaaaacacaaaacacaagagtATTGGAGCATCGAACCCAAAATgactggaaacacaaacaaattgatgatgaagaatatttGCACGAGAATGTCATTCATATGGATCTTAAGGACAGCTcagttaaaacaacaacaacaacaacctgtaCCTGATAAGACTGACCCTATTGGCAACGGCCTCTGTAGCCTCAACTGTCGCTGGGACATTTTCCACAAAAGCGATCCCATACAAGAGATAGTTTTGAAGAAGCTTCTTTAATTCTTCATCGCTGCTCATAAATGCGTCCCACTTGGCAGAGGGTATGTTTGCCTTTTTGTAAATGTCGGAACTCCAAAGGATCCGCGGTTGAACGGCACGCTGCTTCTGTGTCTCGTAACTGTtctcagccagccagctaaGGCTGTACTTTGACTCGTGGCCACCAGGCCCTgcaagaaagaaacacaaactgtggctATTGGGAATA encodes:
- the LOC137916663 gene encoding trimethyllysine dioxygenase, mitochondrial-like; protein product: TLRPAALSLQKLRHFPGRRRTQSCSSSASATVQSLGDCLALDYGGTSMRLNYVWLRDHCRSAASYDSNTNQRILDTASIDLSIRPVHAAVRDGHLVLHWPGGHESKYSLSWLAENSYETQKQRAVQPRILWSSDIYKKANIPSAKWDAFMSSDEELKKLLQNYLLYGIAFVENVPATVEATEAVANRVSLIRETTFGKMWCLTSDFSRADTAYSQVALDRHIDSTYFQDPCGIQVFHCIKHEGTGGRTLLVDGFNAAEKAREKSSENFELLARLFIRQEYKEKRGSHKNHFEGIGPLLNVYPWNNELYLIRYNNFDRSVLNTVPHNLVQQWYVAHRDLTTELRRPENELWVKLTPGTVLFIDNWRVMHGRESFTGLRQVCGCYLTRDDVLSAARCFGLQP